From the genome of Miscanthus floridulus cultivar M001 chromosome 10, ASM1932011v1, whole genome shotgun sequence, one region includes:
- the LOC136489316 gene encoding vegetative cell wall protein gp1-like, giving the protein MGRQPKIPPHPRTLSARPLCSVPTPAVHPRPASAATPAPPRRRAHADEPPTPRAPAPASPAPEHPQARSRRPAAWLPGAPMPASPRHHAPPPLHRLPPSTPPTRSRGSPVRPHRRAPATARPCPYIARPPAPLSPGTPPGRVAPRRTTPASLRHRAPPPLHHPPPSTPQPSHVAPPRAHAGEPTPPRAPAPALPTPEHPHAARPRGSPARPCR; this is encoded by the coding sequence ATGGGCCGCCAGCCCAAAATCCCCCCCCACCCCAGAACTCTATCCGCCCGCCCGCTCTGCTCGGTCCCGACGCCCGCCGTGCATCCCCGGCCAGCCAGCGCCGCCACCCCCGCTCCACCGCGCCGGCGCGCCCACGCCGATGAGCCCCCGACACCGCGCGCCCCCGCCCCTGCATCGCCCGCCCCCGAGCACCCCCAAGCCCGGTCGCGCCGCCCGGCCGCGTGGCTCCCCGGTGCGCCCATGCCGGCAAGCCCCCGCCACCACGCGCCCCCGCCCCTGCATCGCCTGCCCCCGAGCACCCCCCCAACCCGGTCGCGCGGCTCCCCGGTGCGCCCACACCGGCGAGCCCCCGCCACCGCGCGCCCCTGCCCCTACATCGCTCGCCCCCCAGCACCCCTCAGCCCGGGCACGCCGCCCGGACGCGTGGCTCCCCGGCGCACCACGCCGGCAAGCCTCCGCCACCGCGCGCCCCCGCCCCTGCACCACCCGCCCCCGAGCACCCCCCAGCCCAGCCACGTGGCTCCTCCACGCGCCCACGCTGGTGAGCCCACGCCACCGCGCGCCCCCGCCCCTGCATTGCCCACCCCCGAGCACCCCCACGCCGCGCGGCCGCGCGGCTCCCCGGCGCGCCCATGCCGGTGA